The genome window GCGGGAACGCCCAGTAAAACAGAACCCAAGTTCGAAGGTGAACAAATAAAGTGCCTTGGAATTGCGTTAAACCTGTTAATTATTCACACTTTCCTGTCAGATCCAATAACTTTGAGGCATGAGTTCCGGAATTCCATCCATGTTCAAGACACCGAAGCATCGCAGCTTCGACTATAAGCCGATGATCTATGATGAGCAGAAGGAGCGCAAGAAGGAACTGGAGCAACTGGTTGAGGAGCAGCGCTCGGGCAAGGTGGCTGACGAGCATCGGGCTGAGCGACTTCGTGGCAAGTTGAGCGACAAATGGTCGGCCAGCGCACGTAAGCAGCGACAAAGTCAAAGCGCGGCCCAAGGTCTTCGCCTGCTGACCATTCTGGCGGCTTTGGGAGTTCTCGTTTGGTTGTTCTTCAATATAGGTTGAAGGAGGCTGAATGGGAGACATTATCCGCTTACTTCCTGATTCCGTTGCCAACCAGATAGCCGCTGGTGAGGTCATTCAGCGCCCTGCTTCTGCGGTAAAAGAACTACTGGAGAATTCCATCGATGCAGGTTCAACTAAGATTCAACTCGTTATTGAGGACGCGGGAAAAACGCTCATCCAAGTAATCGACAACGGCAAAGGCATGACCGAGAACGATGCACGGATGTGTTTCGAGCGTCATGCCACTTCCAAGATTGAATCGGCTGAACAGCTTTTCGCCATTAAGACCAAAGGATTCCGAGGTGAGGCGATGGCTTCCATTGCGGCTGTGGCGCAGGTGGAAATGCGTACCCGAACGGAAGACAATCCGATCGGAATTCAGATAAACATTGCGGGTTCCAAGATCCAGAAACAGGAAGCGTGTCAGACGCCCGTTGGCACGAATCTGATGATCAAGAACCTGTTCTTCAACGTTCCTGCACGAAGAAATTTCCTAAAATCGGACCAAATCGAAGCGCGACACATCATGGATGAGTTCATGCGTGTGGCATTGGCGCATACTTCGGTGGAAATGAGCCTCTTCCAGAACGGTGATGAGATCTTCAATCTGAAACCAGGAAAGTTGCGCCAGCGAATTGTGGAACTTTTTGGCAAGAATTTCAATGAGAAATTGGTTCCTATTTCGGAGGAGACGAGCATTGCAAAACTGGAAGGATTTATTGGTAAACCCGAATTCGCACGCAGAAAGCGGGGTGAACAGTTCTTCTTTGTGAACGACCGTTTCATTCGTAGTTCGTACCTGAATCACGCCATTGCCTCGGCTTACGATGAACTCCTTGAAGAGAAAATGCACCCAGCGTATTTCATCTTCTTTACGGTGGATCCGTCCTTTATCGACATCAACATCCACCCGACCAAAACGGAGATCAAGTTTGAGGATGAGAAGTCGATCTATGCCATTTTGCGTTCGGCTGTGCGGCAGTCGCTGGGCAAGTACAATATTGCTCCTACGCTCGATTTCGATCAGGAGATGAGCATCAACTTTCCACCACCGCCAAAGGATGTTCGGATGTTCCAACCCGAACTGCCCATTAAACATTCTGGTTCGGTAAGTACCAAAGGCGCGCATTCGGCCGCCATGGTCAAAACCCGGACAGAAGGTTGGCAATCGCCATCGGATGACGATTGGCAGAAACTCTACGAAGGACTTTCCGAGCAGTCGATTCAGCCGCAACCTGA of Flavobacteriales bacterium contains these proteins:
- the mutL gene encoding DNA mismatch repair endonuclease MutL; protein product: MGDIIRLLPDSVANQIAAGEVIQRPASAVKELLENSIDAGSTKIQLVIEDAGKTLIQVIDNGKGMTENDARMCFERHATSKIESAEQLFAIKTKGFRGEAMASIAAVAQVEMRTRTEDNPIGIQINIAGSKIQKQEACQTPVGTNLMIKNLFFNVPARRNFLKSDQIEARHIMDEFMRVALAHTSVEMSLFQNGDEIFNLKPGKLRQRIVELFGKNFNEKLVPISEETSIAKLEGFIGKPEFARRKRGEQFFFVNDRFIRSSYLNHAIASAYDELLEEKMHPAYFIFFTVDPSFIDINIHPTKTEIKFEDEKSIYAILRSAVRQSLGKYNIAPTLDFDQEMSINFPPPPKDVRMFQPELPIKHSGSVSTKGAHSAAMVKTRTEGWQSPSDDDWQKLYEGLSEQSIQPQPETTTVQSRMSVGEEVEKKPVQIHGRYILSSIRSGAIIIDQKRAHERIIYEQIIRSLALHQAPKQQQLFPINIELSSADTKTLTSILDEVKLLGIDIEPFGKNTFIIQGLATYIDENTVKDVIDELLDEYNESGSLTTSKRQEKLAQAMARKAAIPYGKILQQEEMTQLIDELFACDLPYSAPNGKPTLITLGLDELEKRFG